The Antennarius striatus isolate MH-2024 chromosome 8, ASM4005453v1, whole genome shotgun sequence nucleotide sequence gaaacacacacacacacacacacacacacacacacgcacgcacgcacgcatgcacacacacacacacacacacacacacacacatacacacacacacaaggggccagTGGGGGAGGGAGTAGAGTGGCGGGAAGCTCCTTGGTGGTgtgccctaatgagcaacttataaaagGGAGCTggagcgccttgctcaagggcacctcaacAGTGCTCATTTCGGAGCGTGAGCTGAcccctcccactgtcagctcacatgcCTAGGCAACTGGGCAGACAGAAATCGAACTGCCAATCCTGCGATTGCtgaacgacccgctctaccaactaATCCACTGCCGCCCTAAAAGGAAAGAGGGGGCATCCAGATTTGAACCGGAGACTGCTTGATCTACAGTATaatgctctaccactgagctgtACCCCTTGCCAGTGTTGATCAAATTACCTCCTCACCCTCTCATTGTTGGGGACAATATTTACAGGAGcgctaacatcatcatcatcaatttcATTTTGGTCAAAGTTGGTACAGCCcgatatatttttaaattaataaaataattacagccTCGTCATTCAACATGAAGCCAGCAAAATGCGCTACTATTTGTATTCCCGTAGCGCCCCCTACTGGATAAACTGTGCAGCACACCTGTCCTGCTCAGGTGCGCTTGGTGAATGTTTCACCTGCTTGTGATGACGTCACTGTAGGGCCAGACAAGAGGCACGGTGGAATCTATGACTGCAGTGACGCTCTTTCGGATAAAATGAAACGCGATTGAAGCCTGAAAAGACTTGATTTTGCGCTCCGGAGCTCATTTGGAAACCAACGCGATGTCTGCCTCGGCTATATTCGTGTTGGATCTCAAGGGGAAGGTAAGAATCCAACTGGATCAACTTTTCTCATTTGTCTTTACGCGACAtgtacaaaacaacacaacttaAAACTGAGAACCTACTGACTCCTATGTAACGTGGCTTTATGTCTCACCTGTTAAACAGTCAGAGCATTCGCGttgttaaaacatttataaagtaTTTGCGACACTCATTCATTATCCTGTCGGTCTTCACTTCCGGATCCATACCCGTCAGAGGAAACGCTCGCGACCCGGTACCTGACGCGCGCGGCGGTCTACCTGTCCCGTCAGTAATGGCGGCTGTTGTTCAGTCACTGACGCCCCGTCTACCTGGAGCTATGGTTTGTTTGACCCATAACGCATCTGAACCATATGAAGTTATTTCAGCTCATTATTCTAAACGTGGGGTCAGAAGAAAAACGTGtagaaatgtacaaaaatgcaggaaaatgtgatttattataGCTTATTCactcaaggtaaaaaaaaacaacaacaaaataataattaaattttttgtgtgtgttgtttttacatctTTGCTTGGGGAgtattttgtttcattatttattactgaAACTTTAATAATCATCAACATGATCATCATAAACAGAACATGTAATAACCGTACATTTCTTAGGTGTTGCAACTGATTCATGCAACATTGTGCGCAATCCATAAGAAGTTTGTTCTTCAACAGTACAGCCAGTTGTGCACGGATCAAGATCTgacaatattaaaatgtgtttgtatttgctgTTAATTTGTATTGAGTCACAGCATGGTAATGAACATCGGTAGACACGACACTGCTTTGAATATGTACCTGAGATGAggcagaaacatttaaatggaTCTTATGCATTTGAAAGGTATGACGCTATATTATCTAACAGGAACGAATTGACCCGTCACAATGGACATCCATATGTCTGTTAGTAACTCATGAACTATTGTTCATAATAAACACACGTCTCCAGACAAGGTTTTCAGCTAGATGATTTAGATTATTTAACTTACTTTGGCTTGAAGCAGCTCTAATTAAAGATTGGTAAAATATGATAAAGGATTTGGCTTAACTTAAACCTATAAACTATTTTCCAAATGTTCAGGTTTGATTAACTCCCCTGTGTCACTGCTTTGTAATATAACCTGCAACCGTAACTGTGGTAACTGTGTGGCGTTTCCTCTCACAGGTGTTAATTTGTCGGAACTACAAAGGTGATGTGGACATGGCGGAAATTGACCACTTCCTGCCTTTACTCATGCAGCACGAAGAGGAAGGGCTTCTCTGTCCTGTACTATCGCATGGCAATGTTCATTTCATGTGGATCAAATACAGTAATCTGTACTGTATCCTTGTCATGGGTGCTGCTTGCATCAAATAGTCAGAGAAATTAATGATAAAGAAATGAATTCAGCTTGTAACTGTGACACAATGACCCAGGTAAAAGACATTCAACAGACGCAACTTcaacagtggaaaaaaatgtaatgttcaGAATACTCCTTGACTTAATCTGTAAAGTGGTGGCTACTACAAACAAGAACTCCAATGCCTCCCTTGTGTACTCATTCCTTTACAAATTAGTTGAGGTGAGTCATGCGTGATTAACAATTGCAAAGTCTGTCATAAATATGTATTGAATGGTTTTCTGGGATTATCTTGCATTCATGCAAAGAACCAGTAGACTATGGTGATAATCCAATGACACTGAGAGTCCCCACATCTAAAGATGATAACCATATTATATAGGTGTTTATAGAATACTtcaaagagctggaggaggagagcatTCAAGACAACTTTGTGGTTGTCTATGAACTACTGGATGAACTGATGGACTTTGGATTCCCTCAGACTACTGACAGCAAGATCCTACAGGAGTGAGACTTCGACATATACAGACTAGATGCAAGCAGACAAATAAATACCATATATAACTGATAAACTATTGTTAAGTCACAGCAGGCTCTTCATCTCATCCTCTGTAGATACATCACTCAGGAAGGTGCCAAGCTTGAGGTCACAAAGTCTAAGGTGCCGACCACTGTCACCAACGCCGTCTCCTGGAGGTCAGAGGGGATCAAATACAAGAAGAACGAAGTCTTTATTGATGTTATTGAGTCCATCAATGTACTGGTAAGATGGTATATAttcatgatttattatttaagtCACTTAGAACTGTTACCTCCATGTTAAAAAAATTGGTTGGCTGATAACAGCAGAATATCTGCATCATTTTAGGGCACTTGTTTATTAGTCACATGAAAAATAACTATTTGGAAGTAGATTGGTCCATTGGGCTTTTAAAACATCGAGAAGTAGAagttgggataaataaagttgatgcTTTCTCTGTGCTTACTACTTACATTGATTTGACATATCTCACGAAGATAATATATTCAATTAAagattattcatatttattcacCATTGTGTTTATCCTTCAGGTGAACGCCAATGGCAGTGTGATGAGCAGCGACATTGTGGGAAGTATCAAGCTGAAAACCATGCTCTCTGGGATGCCCGAACTGCGTTTAGGTCTCAATGACCGTGTGCTTTTTGCCCTCACCGGACGTACGTAGGCAGTCACCATCTAACCAGGGAATATGTAGCTCATCTAGTTCTATCTAGATCTATATGATTGTACGGCTTTGTGTGCAGGTGACAAGGGGAAGACAGTGGTAATGGAGGATGTAAAGTTCCACCAGTGTGTTCGTCTTTCTCGCTTTGAGAGTGATCGAACAATCTCCTTCATTCCTCCTGATGGAGAGTCTGAACTCATGTCCTATCGCATCAATACTCATGTCAGTACTGTAGTACTCTGGTTTTCATGCTAcactatatatttttaattcaaatcagTGGCCATATTTGTATGATGAACTCTTATCCTTTCTCCTACAGGTGAAACCTCTGATATGGATTGAATCAGTCATAGAAAAATTCTCTCACAGTAGAGTGGAAATCATGGTTAAGGTATCGACTGattttatatacatacagtatgtataattgctgttgttgttttttttttttttacctaactGACATCCCTTTGCAAAATCAATAAAGATtagaaatattttgtgttgcTGGAGATTTTCTAACAAGATAGTTATGTCAACAAGTGACTGTCTCATACTTGCTTCCAGTTGTTCATTTTCTACAGAAAGTCAGGGTTTGCTTCAATTTTATCCgaaaatatctttaaataataaatttgtttttggaaGATATCATGTCATTTAACATGTTATGTATATATCTTTTTAGGCGAAAGGACAATTCAAAAAGCAATCAGTTGCAAATAATGTGGAGGTGAGGGTCCCTGTCCCAAGTGATGCTGACTCACCAAAGTTCAAAACCAGCACAGGCAGTGCCAAGTATGTGCCTGAGAAGAACCTGGTGGTCTGGACCATCAAGTCTTTCCCTGTACGAAACTGGCAACTTCATGGGCTTCAAAATACCTTACAGTACAGGttgtcctcaacatacaaacaagtGGTTCCGAGTCGCTGTTCACAAGTGGAATTGTTCTTAAAtcactatttattaaatttcaatctataatatgaagttatttaaatgtcattactactctaaatacgaaaGCGCTATTCCTAAGACTTACCataaagactgcaacatcccacgacacccctgaattcaaaattaataACGGTTACAGATACTTcgtggacaaacaaacaaatggacgaacacacaaacactgacaatctcaatacatcactgctttgaagcgggatctaataacaggacataaaaacaacacattataaaataaaatacaggcacAGGCTGTTTTGAGTTAATAAATTAGttttcaataaaacaacatttaaaataaagatcAGATTGCCATAATTTCACTAAACTttacgtctgtccaccacaaatttGTTCATATCTCCAAATGTTCCTAAGTGGAATGTtggtaagttgaggactacctgtactttatTTAATGTATTATGCATGGTTTTTGATATAACTATGACatgtatttctgtctttttttccatctctttgtATCTCTGTCTATGTGtccacctccatccatccagggAGGGAAAGAGTTTCTAATGAGAGCGCATTTTGGTTTGCCCAGTGTGGAAAATGATGAGCTTGAGGGAAAACCTCCCATTACTGTCAAATTTGAAATCCCATACTTCACAGTGTCAGGAATTCAGGTATTGTCTGGCTTAAGTACTTTTCTAATGtcaaatgatgttttttttttctctttctttacatCAGTGTGGACATTTTAAAGTGCTATATTTTACAACACATAACCTATGTGTAGTCAAGTCATATCCTCCAAAGGCTGCTATTGTGTGGTCAGACAGGCAAACTAGATTTAATTCTAATTTTCTTACGTTATGTTTCTTACGTCAAAATGTTGAATCTCTTGTCTCACTGACTCTATATCAACAGGTGCGATATATGAAGATCATTGAAAAAAGTGGTTACCAGGCTTTACCGTGGGTTCGGTACATTACACAGAGTGGAGGTATGCAGCACATTTTTTCACCAGATATGAAGAAAATAGaatatataatatgtaatataatatgtaatataatatgtTTTCAAATGATATGGCCGGAGATATAATAACATTGATGTTTTCTAAGTTAtccttacatttattttctattttatctaGACTACCAGCTGAGGACCAATGTGTAAAGTCTGAAGGATCAcaacagtatacagtatattcttctAGCACCTCCTGAGGGGCATCAATAATCACATTTGCTGGACTGAAAGAATGTCTTCAAGTTTCACCAACTCTTTAATGACATTGATCTTGTTTCATCAAATCTGCGTGTAACATGTTTATAATGTTTCTGGTACGAGACCGCTGCAAATTATTTAAGTGCATCATGAAATCAttccttttaaattattttatcactaatgacttttgtgtttatgttgaCTTTGCAACACCATGCAAGAAGAGAAGTTGTCCTCTTGTACACTGCATTGTGAAATCACAGTCACTAAAATCCGTCTCAAAATGTACTTCCACGCGCCTTTTTTCCGCCTCACGCCTGCCTGTAAGACACACAACGTCAGATCAGACACTGAATGAACTGCCTTTGAAGACATCAACGTATACGAATCGCCCGCTTTCCTCTCCACGCACTCTGATTGGTTGGCTGTCGACTGTTGCCACAGGGATAGTGTAGTAACCGCGTTGTAGCTCCGCCTCTTTTACCGTACATGGAGCAGCAACGCCCCCTGGACGGACTCTGATTGGTCAACGTGTTTTCTTCCCAATGTTTGTAAATTGTGGTCTGGAGACGCCGCTGTGTAGAGCTCAGCGCGCAAATGTATCTTCTAATGTTGATAAACATTTATGGTACGgactaaatttaaaatttactaGTCTCAGGAACGGCGCGACATATTCTTGGCGACGCTGCGTATCTGAAGAAACCGAATAAGGTATGTTTAAAAGCTATcgtgtgttctgtttttaatatttaattatcaGTTAGCCTGGTTGctaattttttgtgtgtaccTCAGTAAACAGGAGACGCGTCTCCGTCGATAGAACAACTGCGTCCTTACATATTTAATGTGTAAACGGTTTGTGGTGACCTGGTATAGCATTACGCTAGTCGTCAGATAACATGGCTACAACAGGGAACAGGTTTATCGTTACGTTAACCGGATGCTGCACTAGCTAGCCGTAGCCGCAGTTCATCTTCTTGAATCAAGCCTTCACCTCTTCCTTGCCCTTGGCGGTGCTGATGCCACCGCGAACGTccactttttgtgtgtttcgATCTTACTGTTGTTGTTCATCTCCGCCTGATCAGACAGGAAGATACTCTATAATGGTCCTTAGTCAGATGGATGCCGGTAAATCGTTGACGGCGGCGGCTGCCAGAGGGAACACAAGCGAGGTACAAAGGATCCTGGAAGAACGCAGAGTTCATCCTGATACCCTCAATGAATTTGGTAGAACTGCGCTTCAGGTGAGGACTAGTTTGCTACACCAAATTCCAGTGTAGAAATGCTTATGTGCAGAgaaaatatgttgaaaaaaaaattgagaccATAAAACAGAAGATAAATTGAATGAAATTGCCATTGGAATATCACGGGATGTCTTTATTTTGCATGTATGGTCCAACGCACACCTGAAATATTAAATGAACagtcacaaaaaaatacagagaaaagcAGTCTTATCAAATTTGACAAACTGGATATCTAGAGAATGATTGTGGTTTTTATGTGATAATGACAGTTATCCtgattttgctttttaattcTGTAAATTATCATAATTATTAACCTAAAGTGAAAGCTCCATCTAAAATTCTTTCAACTCCAATTTAACATAATTTCTTGAAGATAATGTTGGATTGACATGCTTTGGTTTAACTTTTATGTAACAGTTATTCTCAGAAATGCTAAAGGTAATTAATTCTTTGACAGGTTCAacttaaaaaactttattcaacacaactTTTGCTGTAATGATTATTTAGAACAGATTAGTTTTCTCAGTTGAATTGCCTGAATTCACTGAATGCTGTATTCCCCTCTGATAATTCACataggtgatgatgatgggaaaCCCCAAGATTGCTAGTTTGCTGTTGGAAAAAGGAGCAGaacccaacatgcaggacaaacaagGGATCGCGCCTGTTCATGACGCGGCCCGGACAGGATTTCTCGACACTCTGCAGGTTCTGGTGGAGTACGGTGCATCGGTAAACATCCCAGACCAGAGTGGTACCCTGCCTATCCACATTGCCATTCGGGAAGGTCACCGGGATGTGGTAGAGTTCTTGGCACCGCGGTCCGACCTGAAACATCCCAACATCAGCGGTCAGACGGCGATAGATGTGGCCCGAGCCTCTCGTATGCCTGATATGATTGACTTGCTTTTCGCTCATATTCATAGTTAATCAGAATTTAGGGTGCCTTCTTGGTGATCGTAAATTCTGTTTCACTTCAAACCTGGTGACTTGAATTCATTGCTGTGTAAaggattattttttgttaatagTCACTCAGCATTAATATGTTTCACAGGACATATTGTCTTGGCAGCTTATTTTCAGTGGATGGGTGGCTATATGCAGTAGACACCCCCTTTGCACAGTGCGATTTAGGCACCTTATTATTCTGTTTTCCCTCTGAATTGGGAGTGCACATTTGTAGATAGTTTCCactttgttttgtaattattgCATTATTTACTTTGTGTAAGAATTGTTACAGTTGTGCTTTTAAACATCTATACAAAACTTGACATGGTGCACCCTGATTAATtttcatagttttgtttttcatacttAGATTAACGTAGACTTTCAATTTACGCTTATTTATTGTTGAAATAGGACTCAGTATTCCTGTGAATTTGTGAATCGCAACATTTTATGATTTGttgaaatgttatttatataaatacttTTATTCACTTTAATATTTGAAGaagaaagcacaaaataaaGTTATGAACTTGAAGTTTTGAAGTTATTATTTTAAGTGTCAACTATGATACTATACATGAGGGTATCGAATGGTGAACCTGAATCGCAATCACAAGATTCTAAATTATTCTGTCGCATAAGCATGTTTGATGATTTTACTTTGGAGCCTCTTTttcagaaacaaacatttatttgattgtaAGTATTCACCGATTTAAGGGTGAACAGTTTgtgaaacactgacaatttTCAAGACATCCTAATAAGAGCCAAACGAACAAGCTAAACAACTAAAGCAcaaattaaattactttaaattgGTGGTTTATATAAGTTCAGATCAACCTAAAGGGCAATGAACAATTATTGGTAcattcattcttgtgttttttgcattgtaaTACAACATTAAGTGTTTCCTGTACTTTACCTGCTGTGCCACATTGGCTCAAGTGTCCAGTACTTCAGGTGATTCAAAGGCATTTATAATGAACCTGGAATGTGAAAAACCCTCAAAGAACACACAGGTAGCTGCATCGCTTCACCCAAAATTAATGAAGACCTTGCTTTGTTTGGAACTGGTGGCACAGTGTGATGATGTATATGCTGAGGGCTCTCGCAGGACAATGGGCATCTTGTTTTCTGATGTGATGCTGGCCAACTTCACCAGCTGTTAGAGGGTACAGGATCAGCCTCAGGATGTCAGGAATATGTAGGATTTAAGTTCTTAAATGTGACAAC carries:
- the cdkn2d gene encoding cyclin-dependent kinase 4 inhibitor D isoform X2, giving the protein MVLSQMDAGKSLTAAAARGNTSEVQRILEERRVHPDTLNEFGRTALQVMMMGNPKIASLLLEKGAEPNMQDKQGIAPVHDAARTGFLDTLQVLVEYGASVNIPDQSGTLPIHIAIREGHRDVVEFLAPRSDLKHPNISGQTAIDVARASRMPDMIDLLFAHIHS
- the ap1m2 gene encoding AP-1 complex subunit mu-2 codes for the protein MSASAIFVLDLKGKVLICRNYKGDVDMAEIDHFLPLLMQHEEEGLLCPVLSHGNVHFMWIKYSNLYLVATTNKNSNASLVYSFLYKLVEVFIEYFKELEEESIQDNFVVVYELLDELMDFGFPQTTDSKILQEYITQEGAKLEVTKSKVPTTVTNAVSWRSEGIKYKKNEVFIDVIESINVLVNANGSVMSSDIVGSIKLKTMLSGMPELRLGLNDRVLFALTGRDKGKTVVMEDVKFHQCVRLSRFESDRTISFIPPDGESELMSYRINTHVKPLIWIESVIEKFSHSRVEIMVKAKGQFKKQSVANNVEVRVPVPSDADSPKFKTSTGSAKYVPEKNLVVWTIKSFPGGKEFLMRAHFGLPSVENDELEGKPPITVKFEIPYFTVSGIQVRYMKIIEKSGYQALPWVRYITQSGDYQLRTNV
- the cdkn2d gene encoding cyclin-dependent kinase 4 inhibitor D isoform X1, giving the protein MPPRTSTFCVFRSYCCCSSPPDQTGRYSIMVLSQMDAGKSLTAAAARGNTSEVQRILEERRVHPDTLNEFGRTALQVMMMGNPKIASLLLEKGAEPNMQDKQGIAPVHDAARTGFLDTLQVLVEYGASVNIPDQSGTLPIHIAIREGHRDVVEFLAPRSDLKHPNISGQTAIDVARASRMPDMIDLLFAHIHS